From the Lathyrus oleraceus cultivar Zhongwan6 chromosome 4, CAAS_Psat_ZW6_1.0, whole genome shotgun sequence genome, one window contains:
- the LOC127074923 gene encoding uncharacterized protein LOC127074923, which yields MGESTEADSSYSFYQRQMAPKLFPYHWAEYVCHVMRVSPFRYYFDMIFEVMRNEQPYDSIPNFSAADALRLAGIGRNEFIDIMNKCRSKKIMWKLNKSIAKELLPTQPVDFPIESWWGVCLVNFTLEEFKKLSEEEVSTIDKICKEEANLYILFDPEVIKSLYRRGLIYFDVPVYPEDRFKVSRLEGFVSNRERSYEDPIEELLYAVFVVSNENASVAELATTLQADLSQLQAAASFVCRLGWATKVIDPSFILQDTGIPGSPRSAVSDEDVSLASHGFDNIHIDNDIQGDALGSSNHGPRSAYVRVAFIVDANITSYLMMGSVSPGLKSHVVTLYEADKLGHANISDLCKDLSTLEGAKFEGELQEFANHAFNLCCVLEFLQSGGVASDVKVEEGHDKMNMATPSNGEPSSLTTEISLSEKLGDSAIIEAEINNDDLLSLDLEKSAEASVSYDVVPSDGTSSITLDGNDILDPSNMKPSTIQSVIETA from the coding sequence ATGGGAGAATCTACCGAAGCAGATTCAAGCTACTCTTTCTACCAAAGACAAATGGCACCAAAGTTGTTTCCTTATCATTGGGCGGAGTATGTTTGCCATGTAATGAGGGTGTCTCCTTTCAGATATTATTTTGATATGATTTTTGAAGTCATGAGAAACGAGCAACCTTATGACAGCATCCCAAATTTTAGTGCAGCAGATGCTTTAAGACTTGCAGGAATTGGGAGAAATGAATTTATTGATATAATGAACAAGTGCAGATCTAAGAAAATCATGTGGAAACTGAACAAATCAATTGCAAAAGAACTCTTGCCTACACAACCTGTAGATTTTCCTATTGAATCTTGGTGGGGAGTTTGTCTGGTGAACTTTACTTTGGAAGAATTTAAGAAACTCTCTGAAGAGGAAGTTTCCACTATAGACAAAATATGTAAGGAGGAAGCAAATTTGTATATCCTGTTTGATCCTGAAGTTATAAAAAGTCTCTATAGACGTGGATTGATCTATTTTGATGTTCCAGTGTATCCCGAGGATCGGTTCAAAGTTTCAAGGCTTGAAGGTTTTGTATCCAACAGGGAGCGGTCTTATGAAGATCCTATTGAAGAGTTACTGTATGCAGTTTTTGTTGTTTCAAATGAAAATGCATCTGTTGCGGAGTTGGCAACAACCCTACAGGCTGACTTGTCACAACTGCAGGCTGCTGCATCATTTGTATGTCGATTGGGATGGGCAACAAAAGTCATTGATCCATCCTTTATTCTTCAAGATACAGGTATACCTGGGTCTCCAAGAAGTGCAGTTAGTGATGAAGATGTTTCTCTTGCTAGTCATGGTTTTGACAATATCCATATTGATAATGATATTCAAGGGGATGCTTTGGGTTCAAGCAACCATGGTCCTCGTTCGGCCTATGTGCGTGTTGCCTTCATAGTTGATGCCAATATTACATCCTATCTTATGATGGGTTCTGTTTCACCAGGTCTGAAATCTCATGTTGTTACGCTCTATGAAGCGGATAAATTAGGTCATGCCAACATTTCTGATCTTTGCAAGGACCTTAGCACTCTGGAAGGTGCAAAATTTGAGGGAGAATTGCAGGAATTTGCCAATCACGCATTCAACTTGTGTTGTGTATTAGAGTTTCTACAATCAGGCGGAGTTGCTTCTGATGTGAAAGTCGAGGAAGGACATGATAAGATGAACATGGCTACTCCAAGCAATGGTGAACCAAGCTCTCTTACAACTGAAATATCTTTGTCTGAAAAACTAGGAGACTCTGCGATTATAGAAGctgaaataaataatgatgaTTTATTGAGTTTAGATTTGGAGAAGTCTGCCGAGGCTTCTGTTTCCTATGATGTCGTTCCTAGTGATGGAACCAGTTCTATTACATTGGATGGCAATGACATACTGGATCCTAGTAACATGAAACCAAGCACAATACAAAGTGTAATTGAGACTGCATAA